The Gimesia sp. genome segment GAAACCTATCCCATGGAATCGTACCCCACGCCGAACTTCTCTTCCCAGTCCAACTGCCCGACGTGTGGTCCGCAGGGAGGGCAGGGACAGTACTATGAATCTCCACAAACCTATGAAGGTGATTATCAAGGCGACTACCACGGCGGATTCGTACCGGAAGGACACGGTACTCCCTCTGGGCCTGCAACTGTTGTCCCTCAGAAGATTGCCCCTACGCCCGATCACGGACCTAAGGGAGCCATTCAGAAACCAGCGCCTGCACCTGCTGCCGAAGAACCCATGTCTTCCGTTCCGCCTTCCATGCTGTATGCTCCGACCAACATTCCCAGTTCGGCTCAGCCCGGTCAGGGAGCCCGTCCGGTGCGGTGGGTACCAGCTCAGGTTCACTAAGCAGACGCGGAGTGCAGCAGAAATCTCAGGCCGTCTATCAACAATGAACGTGCCGGCCTGAGTTGAGAACAGATCCGAAAGGGAAGGGACCCTTGCCGTGCAGCGAACTGAAACTCTAATGCAGGGAACCGGTTCTCTGTCTGTTCGTCTTCTGAATTGTCTGCTGACTCTCTCCATCGTAGTTCTGGTTTCTGCCAGGACGACGGAGTGTCAGGCGGAGCTCTTCGAAGTGGGGCCCGATAAAAAGTATACCCTGCTGGAAAAAGTTCCCTGGGAAAGTCTCTCGCCGGGGGATGAGGTCCAGATTCACTGGCGGACGCAGCCTTATCGGAGTAAATGGGTACTCTGTCGACGGGGGACCCAGGCGAAGCCGATCGTGATCAAAGGCATTCCCTCCGAGAAAGGGGACCTGCCTGTCATCGATGGTCGACGTGCCGTCACGCGACCGCAGCTCCGCTATTGGGGCGAACAGCGGGGCATCATCAAAATTGGTGGTGCCCGCGATCCTGCTGATACGATGCCTGCGCACATTGTGATCGAGAACCTCGACATCCGCAGTGCACGTCCCTCCTTCTTCTATTTCAGTTCGGACGGACTGCAGAAGTATTTTCAGAATGCCGCGGCGATCTTCATTGAAAAAGGGGAACACATTACGATCCGCAACTGCTTCCTGCACGATTGCGGCAACGGTCTGTTTATCGCCCCCGACTCGAAAGAGATCCTCGTTGAGAACTGTGCGATCTATCATAACGGGATTGCCGACAGCTACTACGAACACAACGTTTATACTGAAGCAGCCGGGATGATCTTTCAGGGAAACTACCTCGGTCCGCTTCGCGAAAACTGCCTGGGGAACAATCTCAAAGATCGCTCTGCCGGCCTGGTCGTGCGCTACAACTGGATCGAAAGCGGCAACCGACAGCTTGATCTGGTCGATGCCGAGGGCAGCGATACGATTCGCTTTGATCCCCGCTATCGGACCACGTATGTGTATGGCAACGTGCTGGTGAAACGGGAAGAAGATTCGAACACGCAGATGATTCACTACGGTGGTGACAGTGGCGACGAAGACAATTATCGCAAGGGGACCCTGTTTCTCTACAACAACACGATGGTTTCCCGGCGGGCGTCCACTACGCTGGTGCGTCTGTCAACCGCGAGCGAACACCTGGACTGCCGGAATAACATTCTTTATACCTCGCATGATGGCAGCAGCCTGGCGATTCTCGATGAAGCGGGGACGGCGAGTCTGAGTCATAACTGGATCAAACGGGGCTGGAAAGCCGCGCATTCCACTCGCTTCGGCAAGGTCAGTGCGGAAGACGAAATTCATTCCGGTGCCGATCCGGGATTTCAGGACGAAGAGAAAAACCTGTTCTTCCTCACTGCCAAGTCCGCCTGTCTGAATAAAGCGGGGGCCCTACCGGAAGCCGTGAAAGCAAATTTCCCCGTAAAACAGGAGTTCAAAGGTCCCCGGGGAATGAAACAACGCCCCGCAGCATCGTTGAACGATCTGGGGGCGTTGGAACGAGAATCCGAAGAGTAGCCTCTGCTATCGTTCGCTTAGCCTTTGTATTCGCGGGCAACTTCGACCAGTGTGCGTACCATGCAGCCGGTAGCGCCACCTTCACGGTGAGGCAAATTGGCTGAAGCGAAGGCCGGGCCAGCGATATCGAGATGGACCCACGGGGTTTCACTGACAAAGTTTTCCAGGAACTTGGCGGCGGTGATCGCACCACCCCAGCGAAGACCGACGTTTTTCAGGTCTGCCACATCGCTTTTAAGCTGCTCACCAAACTCGGGGAACATGGGCATTTCCCAGACCGATTCACCGGTGGTTTTGGCTGCGTCCTGGACCGCCTGTGACCATGCTGGAGTGTTGGAGAAGACGCCGGTGACATCTTCACCCAGAGCGACGACACAGGCACCGGTCAGCGTGGCGAGATCGATCAGGTTCGAGGCCCCGCGGTCAACGGCCAGCGTGAGGACGTCGGCCAGAACCAGGCGTCCTTCGGCATCGGTGTTGAGGACTTCGATGGTCTTGCCGTTCCGGGCTTTGAGGACGTCACCCAGTTTGTAAGACGAACCGTTGACCATGTTTTCCACGAGTCCCATGTAGCCCACGACATTCACGGGCAGCTTGAGGCGGGCAATGGCCGTCATCGCACCGAGGACCGCGGCTGCGCCACCCATGTCGCATTTCATGGTCTTCATGCCGTCACTGGGCTTGAGTGAAAGTCCGCCGCTGTCGAAGGTGACTCCTTTTCCGACCAGGGCCAGTGTGGGAGCGGAGGCAGCGCCACCCTGATGTTTCAGAATCGCCAGGCGGGGAGGCTGATCACTGCCCTGGGCGACGGCCAGCATGGAGCCCATCTTTTCGTCTGCCAGTTGTTTTTCGTCGAGGATCTCTGCTTCCAGACCACATTCCTTCGCGACTGCCACAACCTTGTCGGCAAAGCTGACGGGAAAGATATCGCCGGCGGGACGGTTGACCACTTCGCGTGCCAGGTTAACGGCTTCGCCCAGGATTGATCCCTCTGTGATTGCCTGTTGAATTTCAGCAGAGTCCGCGCCCGCGATCGACACTTCCTGGAAGGGGAAGCGGCCAGGTTCGGCCCGGTACAGATCCTGACCCACCGAACCGACGGTCATGGCGGTACTGATCTGACGGGCGATCTGGGCTGCGGAGAGTGAGCTTTCTGATACTTCGGGGAGCAGGACCGCGGCGCGGATCTCTTTTTTGGTTGAGATGGCACGGGCGGCGGTCATCAGGGATTTTTCCAGCGCTGCCAGCGAGAGGTCTTTTGCGGGGCCCAGTCCCGCCAGCAGGATGCGTGGGGTTTTGATTCCGCTTAATCCGAGCAGGGTGGCGTTCGACGCCAGTTTGCCCGTGAAGTCTTCAGCTTCGATCAGGCGGCTGATCTGACCACTGATCGCTTCGTCCAGTTTTGACACGTCGGCGGGGAGCGGGGCTGCTTCGGCCAGGGGGATAATCAGCCAGTCTGCTTCGATTGCGGAGAGTGCGTCATTCGTCAATTGTGTCGCCATCAGTTTTAAAATCCCTTTATCGTTGGAAAACATCAGATTAAGATGGGTGAATTCACAGCATAGCAAATCGGAAGGAAAAACCCAATGAGAGACATCAGGATCGCCGCCGTCCAGTTTGAACATCGTAACGGAGACAAGGCATATAATCTGCAGCGCATCCGTGAGCTGGCTCAACAGGCGGTCGACCAGGGGGCTGAGATTGTCAGCTTCCATGAATGTTGTATCCCCGCTTACACATTCGTGCAATCGTTCTCCAAGGAAGAACTGTTGGCACTGGCTGAACCGGTTCCTTCCGGGCCGAGTACACAGGAACTGATGTCAATCTCCCGGGAAGTTGGCGTGCCCATTCTGGCCGGCCTGTTCGAAGAGGACGAGGGGGACGTGTATAACACGTACGTCTGTGTCGATGGGGATGAACTGGTGGCCCGCTTTCGCAAGCTGCATGCGTTTGTGAATTCGCATCTCTCTTCCGGCAGTGAATACGCGGTCTTCGATTTGCGGGGTTGTCGTTGTGGGATCTTGATCTGCTACGACAATAACCTGATCGAAAACGTGCGGATGACAGCCATGCTGGGGGCCGAGATCATCTTTATGCCACATGTGACCTGCTGCCTCCCGTCGGTGATGCCCGGGCGGGGACTCGTCGATCCGAAACTGTGGGAGAACCGGGACCGGGATCCAGTACGGCTGCGACAGGAATTTCAGGGACCCAAGGGGAAAGGCTGGCTGATGCGCTGGCTGCCCGCGCGGTCTTATGACAACGGCGTGTATGCGATCTTCACGAACCCGGTCGGCATGGATGACCAGGAAGTCAAGCCGGGGCTTTCGATGATTCTCGATCCGTTTGGAGAGATCATCGCCGAGTGTACGAACCTCGGAGATGACATCGCGATCGCATTGTGCACCGAGGAAAAACTGTCGCAGGCCAGTGGGCGACGTTACATCCGCGCCCGGCGTCCCGATCTGTACGGCAAGCTCGTGGAGCCACCGGCGGAACCTCCCGTAACCCAACCAGGGTGGGAGCTGAAGCCCTCCAGTTGAGCACGGATTATGATTTCAGCGCCGGATCATCAAAGCCGGCTTCCGCGAAGCCTTTGGCGCGGAGCTGGCAGGAGTCACAGTGACCGCAGGGCGTGCCATCGGGCAGTGGGTCGTAGCAGCTGTGGGTCAGGCCATAATCGACGCCGAGTTCCATCCCTTTTTTGATGATCTCGGCCTTGGTCAGCGAAATCAGCGGCGTATGCACCTTCCAGGTACCGCTGTGTTCCACTCCCGATTTGGTGGCGAGGTTGGCCATTTTCTCGAAGGACTCGATGAACTCGGGGCGGCAGTCGGGGTAGCCGCTGTAATCGACGGCATTCACGCCGATGAACAGGTCGAAGGCATTCAATGTTTCGGCCCAGGCGAGTGCCAGCGAGAGGAAGACCGTGTTCCGGGCCGGGACGTAGGTAATGGGGATGCCGGCTTCCAGGTCATCGTCCGAGCGATCTTTGGGGAC includes the following:
- a CDS encoding right-handed parallel beta-helix repeat-containing protein, with the translated sequence MQRTETLMQGTGSLSVRLLNCLLTLSIVVLVSARTTECQAELFEVGPDKKYTLLEKVPWESLSPGDEVQIHWRTQPYRSKWVLCRRGTQAKPIVIKGIPSEKGDLPVIDGRRAVTRPQLRYWGEQRGIIKIGGARDPADTMPAHIVIENLDIRSARPSFFYFSSDGLQKYFQNAAAIFIEKGEHITIRNCFLHDCGNGLFIAPDSKEILVENCAIYHNGIADSYYEHNVYTEAAGMIFQGNYLGPLRENCLGNNLKDRSAGLVVRYNWIESGNRQLDLVDAEGSDTIRFDPRYRTTYVYGNVLVKREEDSNTQMIHYGGDSGDEDNYRKGTLFLYNNTMVSRRASTTLVRLSTASEHLDCRNNILYTSHDGSSLAILDEAGTASLSHNWIKRGWKAAHSTRFGKVSAEDEIHSGADPGFQDEEKNLFFLTAKSACLNKAGALPEAVKANFPVKQEFKGPRGMKQRPAASLNDLGALERESEE
- the queC gene encoding 7-cyano-7-deazaguanine synthase QueC codes for the protein MSSAAPRAVVLVSGGLDSATTLAIAADAGFELYALSFDYGQRHRHELDAAKKVCQAFDAQHFVTFPLDLRVFGGSALTADIEVPKDRSDDDLEAGIPITYVPARNTVFLSLALAWAETLNAFDLFIGVNAVDYSGYPDCRPEFIESFEKMANLATKSGVEHSGTWKVHTPLISLTKAEIIKKGMELGVDYGLTHSCYDPLPDGTPCGHCDSCQLRAKGFAEAGFDDPALKS
- a CDS encoding leucyl aminopeptidase; translated protein: MATQLTNDALSAIEADWLIIPLAEAAPLPADVSKLDEAISGQISRLIEAEDFTGKLASNATLLGLSGIKTPRILLAGLGPAKDLSLAALEKSLMTAARAISTKKEIRAAVLLPEVSESSLSAAQIARQISTAMTVGSVGQDLYRAEPGRFPFQEVSIAGADSAEIQQAITEGSILGEAVNLAREVVNRPAGDIFPVSFADKVVAVAKECGLEAEILDEKQLADEKMGSMLAVAQGSDQPPRLAILKHQGGAASAPTLALVGKGVTFDSGGLSLKPSDGMKTMKCDMGGAAAVLGAMTAIARLKLPVNVVGYMGLVENMVNGSSYKLGDVLKARNGKTIEVLNTDAEGRLVLADVLTLAVDRGASNLIDLATLTGACVVALGEDVTGVFSNTPAWSQAVQDAAKTTGESVWEMPMFPEFGEQLKSDVADLKNVGLRWGGAITAAKFLENFVSETPWVHLDIAGPAFASANLPHREGGATGCMVRTLVEVAREYKG
- a CDS encoding nitrilase family protein; its protein translation is MRDIRIAAVQFEHRNGDKAYNLQRIRELAQQAVDQGAEIVSFHECCIPAYTFVQSFSKEELLALAEPVPSGPSTQELMSISREVGVPILAGLFEEDEGDVYNTYVCVDGDELVARFRKLHAFVNSHLSSGSEYAVFDLRGCRCGILICYDNNLIENVRMTAMLGAEIIFMPHVTCCLPSVMPGRGLVDPKLWENRDRDPVRLRQEFQGPKGKGWLMRWLPARSYDNGVYAIFTNPVGMDDQEVKPGLSMILDPFGEIIAECTNLGDDIAIALCTEEKLSQASGRRYIRARRPDLYGKLVEPPAEPPVTQPGWELKPSS